The genomic segment ATAAAGAAGCATTTAAGGAGTGGGATGAAACAACAAAAAGATCGTTTAAAAAAGAATATGTTGCTCGCTTAAAGGAAGAGAATATCCATGTAGGTGTAATAACGAATCACAATAAATTTGATTTGGGGGAATACAAGTCGTTGGCACAAGAAGCAAGGAAAAACGAAATTTTCTTGTTACCCGGAGTAGAATTTTCTGTAAATGACGGACAAAGTGGAGTTCATGTTTGTATTGTTTTTGATCCTGATAGCTGGTTAACTGATGGCGACGATTTTATTCAGAGATTGTTAAACAGAGGGTTTCCAGCTTTAGCAAAAGAACAAAGAGAGAATAGAAATGCCCATAGTGATTGGGGATTAAAAGAATTATTAAAGAAACTGGATGAAGAAAAAAGACATCACCATCGGGAATCTTTTGTGGTACTGGCACATGTAAATCAAGAAAAGGGTTTTTTTAACGAGATTAAGAAAACAAGAATTACTGATATTTTTGAGGAATCCGTTTTTAAAGAATATGTATTGGGATTTCAAAAAGTTACGAGTAAAGATTCCTTACAACTCATTAATGAATGTTGGGGAAACTCTTCACCAGCGTTTGTGGAAGGTTCGGATTGTAAATCCTTAGATGAGATAGGTAAAACAAGAAGTTGGGAAAATGAAGAGAAGAAGAGCTTTATAAAAATCGGAGACTTTAATTTTTTGTCCGTTAAATATGCATTGATGGATAAAAAGAGAAATACCGTAGCAAAGACACATCCAGTACCCACACATTCCAGAATAAAACGGGTTTGGTTTGAGACTGCTTTCGGTGCTCCATTATCAGGCAAAGAACTGTTATTAAATGATGATTTGAATTCACTGATTGGTATCAGGGGCAGCGGTAAATCAACCATTTTAGAGACTATAAGGTACGGAGTAGGAAAAAATATTGATGCTCAGACAAGTAAGGATGTAGATTATAAAAACCGGCTCGTACAGCGGACATTAAAAAGTGGTGGAAAAGTACTTGTTGAGATCGAAACCAAGCATGGGCAAAATTACCGTGTTGAACGAATTTTTGGTGAGCGTCCGTCTATATTTCGAGACGGTGTAAAGCTCCCGGATTTTACTGTCGATGAAAATATTCTAAGTGTTCTGTACTTCGGGCAGAAAGACCTATCGGAAATCGGAACGGAAGGGTTTAGTCAAAATTTGATGGAGAAATTTTTCGGGTCAAATGTAGGCCCTATCCGGGAGCAAATTGATAGTAAAGTCAAAGAGATTCTTCGGATGATATCGGAAATAAAACGATTAAATGAATTATCCGATACCATTCAGGAGACTAAGGAAGAGATCGCTGCTTTGAAGGAACGAATGGAGATTTTCAAAAAGAAAAAAATCGATGAAAAGCTTGAACGTCAGGTTCTTTTTAATAAAGACCGCAATCATTTAAATCAGATGAGCGAAACGGGGGAAAGTTTTGTATCTGCTCTTAGACGAACAATTACGGAATATCAGGAAGGCATCGAGGAGTTAAAGAATTATAACAGCAAAGAAAATGAAAAGCTGTTTGAAGAGGCATTCAAAAGGTGGGAATCCTTCATCAAAAAAATTGATAAAATAAAAGCCATTTTGGATGATGTTGATAAAGACCTGGAACATATAGGTAAGTATGGAGAAGAGCTTAGAAAACGTACGGAAAAATTACAGGATGAATTCGCTGAAATTAAAAGGTCAATCGATTTAAAAGATCTAAACCCGGATGACTATGTTAAGTTCAGTAAGCGCCATAACCTGCTGGAAACTAAATTAAAAGAGTTAGAAAAAAGAGAACGTAAACGTGAAGATTTAAAAAGAAATCTTAATCGTGAATTAAGCCAGCTCAAAGAACTATGGCATGAGGAATATCAAACCTTTCAAGAATCCATTGATGAGCTAAACAACAGAGACCTCTCTATAAAAGTGGAATTAGTTTACAGAGGCGATAAATCCGCTTTCCAGGAATTTATAAAGAACACGGTACAAGGATCAGGTATAACCAGTAGAAAGATTGAACAATTAACTGAGGCGTACAATGATCCCATAGATATATACTTTGATTTGGATAATGAGCGTTCTGAGTTACATCAAATTCTTTCGGGCGGAACTCATTTGGCAAAATTCAAAGAATATTTTCAACAAAACATGAGCGCGGCACTTACCTTTCAAGTACCAAATCGTTTTGTGTTACGATATCATGGAAAGGATATAAAAGGCCATTCACTGGGCCAACGTGCATCTGCTATTATGGTTTTCTTACTTGCACGACAAGAAAATGATGTGATAATCATTGATCAACCCGAAGATGATATTGATAACCAGTCGATATATCGGGATGTTATTAGTGAATTGAACAACTTAAAGGGAAAGACTCAATTTATCTTTGCTACACACAATCCAAATATCCCTGTTTTAGGAGAAAGCGAGCAAGTGTTTGTGTGTGATTACGAAGGAGAATCTTTATCAGTTGATACCGGAAGTATTGATACGGAAAAAACCCAAACCGCCATCATTGATATTATGGAAGGTGGAAGAGAAGCATTTGAACAACGCGAAAGAAAATATCAGGAATGGATGCATTAGAACTTTTAGAAATAGTTGAGCGTGGGGAAGATTCCCAGCATCAATTTAAGCGTAATATCACGAATGAAACCTCAATGGCTACTGAGCTTGCTGCATTTTCCAATTCGCGGGGCGGATTATTAATAATAGGTGTTGACGATGATGGGACGATTGCTGGTCTATCGAACGAAGATATTGGCAGACTTAATAACATGATTTCAAATGCTTCTTCCTCTCACATTAGAAATCCGATTAACCCAACAAACGAAAATATTAAGTTGGAAGACGGATTGGTGATGGTGGTAACTGTCTCAGAAGGTTTTGATAAGCCATATATAACAAATGAGGGAGCGATTTGGGTTAGAAGTGGTGCAGATAAGAGAAAAGTTACATCGAAAGAAGAATTAAGGCGTTTATTCTCAGAAAGCGATCTGCTGCATGCCGGCGAGATTCCAATTAGTGATTCTACCATTAATGATATAGACGAAGATTTTTTTGATGAATTTTACCAAGATGTATATGACCGGTCTTTGGATGATGAAGAGAAGCCTCTTTTGCAACTCATACAAAACATGAATTTGGCAAAGGAAGATCACTTGAATTTGGCAGGGTTGTTACTCTTTGGTGAGAACCCTCAAAAATATAAACCTCAATTCATTGTAAAAGCTGTTTATTTTGATGGAAACGAGCCAACTTCTGATAAATATTTCGATAGTGAGGATATTGGAGGCAGACTTTCAAATCAATATGTAATGGCATTGGCGTTTCTGAAAAGAAACCTTGTTAGGGAGCAAAATGGACAGGGAAGAAATACGACCGGAGAATTGGAAATTCCTGAAATTGTACTTGAAGAACTATTGGTAAATGCTATTATTCACCGGAATTATTTTATTGACGCCCCAATTCGAGTTTTTATGTTTGAAAACAGAGTTGAGATTATTTCACCTGGTGTACTTCCCAATCATATGACTGAAGAAAATGCCAAGAGTGGAGTGTCCATACAGCGTAATCCTGTTATTTCATCATTTGTAACAAAAGCAAAACCACCTATTGGTTTGCCTTATAGAGGAATTGGTACAGGTATTCAAAGAGCATACAAGGAATTTTCAGAAATTGAGTTATTCAACGATCAAGATAACAACCAGTTTATCGTCACAATCAATCGAACGAATTAGTGTTTTAATTAGTGCGTCCGAACCCCAACAGTTTGATTGTTCAACATAGCGATTCATTTATTCAACTCTTCTGGGAAAAGACATTTTTCATATCATAATTCATTTTCAACAAGCAAAAAAAATGTACTACCGCAGAAAAATACTGCTCTCGTTATTAGAAGTGTTTGACAACGAACTGGAAAAAATCCGGCTGCAAAAGCTGCTGCTGCTCTTTACACAAAAGCAGGAAAAACCGGCCTATGATTTTGTGCCTTATAAATTTGGCTGTTTTTCGTTTCATGCCAACGCCGATTTGCATACCATGACCAAGTACGAACAGGTGAGTAAGCAGAAGAAAAAATGGGTGCGGACAGAGAAAAAATCATGGCTGAATGAGTTAAAATCTGAAGATCGCCAGGTGCTTTTTGAAATTAAAAAAGACTATGGAAATAAATCGGTACAGGAGTTGCTGGAAATCACCTACAAAAATTACCCGTACTATGCACTAAACAGTACCATTATAGATGATGTTCTGGAAGAAGAGGAACAGCAAAATGTGAAGGCTTTGCGGGAGAATGCACCTGAGCAACCGTGTCTGTTTACAATTGGGTACGAAGGGATTTCACTGGAAGCCTACCTGAATAAACTGATCAAAAACGGGGTAAACGCACTACTTGATGTTCGAAAAAACGCCATGAGTATGAAGTATGGATTTAACAAAAGTCAGCTTAAAAATGCCTGTGAAGGTGTGGGAATAACATACCTGCATTTTTCAGAAGTGGGAATCAAATCTTCAAAACGAAAGGAACTAAATTCGCAGGACGATTACGACCGGTTGTTTGAGGACTACAAACAATCGGTTCTCCCCAAAACGGCCGATACCCAAAAAGAAATTGCAAACGCGATTGAAACCTATAAACGCGTAGCGCTCACCTGTTTTGAAGCCGACAGTTGCCAGTGCCACCGTCGTCCGCTCGCAGAATTTATCAATCAGCATCAGGAGCTTAAACTTGAACTAATACACCTGTAAATGACCTATGAGAAAAAACGAGAGAAAGTACTTGTAACCGTTAAAACCTATCCAACACTTTCGGGGAAATATGATGAGTTGGTTTGTACGGCTGGTTTTCGGGAAGACGGGAGCTGGGTGCGCATTTATCCCATTCCTTTTAGAAAAAAATCCTATGAAGAACAGTACAGCAAATACGACTGGATTGAGATGGACTTGATCAAAAACACCAGTGACTTCCGTCCTGAAAGTTATCGCCCCTACTCTCACGATTCAGAAATCAAGATTGTTGGGCATATCGGTACCGGGAAGAAAAGAGATTGGGCAGTTCGTAAAGAGATTGTGCTTCAACAGGTGTATGATGATTTGTCTGTGCTTATAGAAGAAGCAAAAGACAAAGAAAAATGCACCTCTCTGGCTGTCTTTAAACCCACAAAAATTTTGGATTTTACTGTAGAAGAAGTAGAACGGGAGTGGGACAAAAAGAAAATTGAAAAGCTAAAAGCTAATCGGGATCAAACAGGCTTATTCGAAAATCCGGAAGATCCGTTTGAAGTGGTGGATAAACTGCCCTATAAATTCAAATACGTGTTTGAGGATTGTAAAGGCAAAG from the Balneolaceae bacterium genome contains:
- a CDS encoding DUF488 domain-containing protein, translating into MYYRRKILLSLLEVFDNELEKIRLQKLLLLFTQKQEKPAYDFVPYKFGCFSFHANADLHTMTKYEQVSKQKKKWVRTEKKSWLNELKSEDRQVLFEIKKDYGNKSVQELLEITYKNYPYYALNSTIIDDVLEEEEQQNVKALRENAPEQPCLFTIGYEGISLEAYLNKLIKNGVNALLDVRKNAMSMKYGFNKSQLKNACEGVGITYLHFSEVGIKSSKRKELNSQDDYDRLFEDYKQSVLPKTADTQKEIANAIETYKRVALTCFEADSCQCHRRPLAEFINQHQELKLELIHL
- a CDS encoding putative DNA binding domain-containing protein, which gives rise to MDALELLEIVERGEDSQHQFKRNITNETSMATELAAFSNSRGGLLIIGVDDDGTIAGLSNEDIGRLNNMISNASSSHIRNPINPTNENIKLEDGLVMVVTVSEGFDKPYITNEGAIWVRSGADKRKVTSKEELRRLFSESDLLHAGEIPISDSTINDIDEDFFDEFYQDVYDRSLDDEEKPLLQLIQNMNLAKEDHLNLAGLLLFGENPQKYKPQFIVKAVYFDGNEPTSDKYFDSEDIGGRLSNQYVMALAFLKRNLVREQNGQGRNTTGELEIPEIVLEELLVNAIIHRNYFIDAPIRVFMFENRVEIISPGVLPNHMTEENAKSGVSIQRNPVISSFVTKAKPPIGLPYRGIGTGIQRAYKEFSEIELFNDQDNNQFIVTINRTN